DNA from Salvia splendens isolate huo1 unplaced genomic scaffold, SspV2 ctg493, whole genome shotgun sequence:
TGTGGTCAAGACTCGCTTTAAAGACAGGCCCGTACCCGCCTTCACCGATCTTTTCTGAACCAGCAAAGTATTTTGTCGCTTGTTGGATGTCTTCCATCGAGTACTTCCTGTACTGGACCTCGGTATGTGCTAGCGCGTGAATCGCCTTCTCCTTTTCTTCGGCCTCCACTCTGAATTTCTTCTCCGCAGATATTCTCTTCACCGACTCCAGCTCTGCTATGCGCTGTGCCGTCTGTGCTAGCTCGACTGCGGCCTGACACTTCAACTTCTCCCTCTCAACCATGGCCATCGCCGTCTCTTGGGAATGATCACCGTTGCTGGCGTCCTGCGACAACACAACAGGTGAGTATCATGAATACCTAAtgtttatttacaaaattatcTCCATTTACCGAAGCCGTCTCAGATTCTTGACAGACTGCATTATACGTCATTGTGATTCGCTTCATATCGTGTTTCAATCTCTTGAGCTCGTCCTCTACGTCCTGTTAATACAGAGGTTCGTTTTTTAGCGCGCTACTATCTCTTTTATCCTTATAATGACGAAAAAACTTACAGCGGTTTGTGAGCAGCTCAAAGACTCTGCCAGCCGGTGCTGGTCTAGATGTTCATACGATACGTCCGAAGGAAAGCTCTGCATATCCGAATGATCACTCAAAGAAGCCATGGAATACGGTGGGCTGACGTCTTTGGTTCGAACTTGCTGAAGATCGTGGTGCTTCATAGACAGTAGGACGTCTGGTACATTCGAGTTGAGCCTCTTCGGTCGAGGCATATGCCTACTTTCACCGTCGCTGGCCCCGGAGAAATTGTTTTTGCTGTGATAGCTGGGGCCTAAGCCCGTAGATTCATAGCTAGCGTTTGCTGACTCCCTCGGCGTCATCTGACGAGATTCTCTGCTGTTGAAAGTCGACGACCCGTACCTGCCCCCTTCCAGGTCGGACGTGTAAGAGTAGGAGCTTTTCCAACTCTCCTGACTGTAAACAGACATTGCCAATCAAGAAAAGAAACAGCTACCATTTTCAATGCCCATCTATGTGATATCAAGAACGAAATCACCGGTGTAGAGGAAGTTCTTACGGGCGAAATTTTGCAGGAAACGAGCTTTCTTGCGAACCAGAGCTGGTTGTGCTGCCGGGAGTTCCGGTTTCACTGGCAGTTTTCAGTTTCTGAGCCTTCGCCTTCGACACGGAGTACAAATTGCAGAAATCGGGTGCGATCTTCATTAAAGAACTCGGGACATCGGGATTCTTGAAGGCCCTGAAAAAGAGAGAAATTCAAATCTTCCATGAAAGAATGTGACCAAATGATGCAGCTAGGGGTGCTTGCTACCTTGCTAAGGCACCTCTACTCGAAGCTCCTACGACCATGTTCACGATGGAGTTCCGGCTGGCGAACTCTGCAAGCGTGGTTGCCACGTCGTGGCCTTGCAGAACCATCTCTTTTACATGAATCTGCAGCCACCAAGATAAAACAAGCAAGGTAAGTTCATCATGGAGAATTATGTAGATACAATAGGAGATGTTGCGGCACAATGATGCATTACAGTGGCGGATTTAGGGGGCGTAAAAAGTTGCGTTTTGAAATGACAATTTTACACCTCGTTAATTTTTTACGAACATTTTCCCCTCTTTGTTCGTTCACTTCACACCACAAAAAAATTCCATCCAATGGATCCGACCCCAAAATTATGTTCTAGATTCGCCAGTGATGCATTAGAAGTTACGATTCGGGAATTAGGTTAGCCGTTTACCCCTTTTCGAGCACAGAAACCGCGATAAGTAAGGAATATTTGTTGTGCTTCAGCTGGAGTTGGCTCTCTGCCCTCTCTACGAGCAGCATCTGCATAATACCAGAATTAGCAATGGCTTAACCATATTTGAAAACTTCTCCCATTTCTGAATTACTACTTTTACATcaaattccaaatattttccCTATTCTGAATCTATCAAATCCAATTacctaattaataaaaaaatttaaaagagaTGAAACACATACTTGAATCAAAGCCTTGTTGAGTTTTAACGTGGGCAAGGAGAATGTGGTTGTCTTTCAACCTCAATTTTTCGAGGGCCCATTTCACGGCGGATTGGCTGTTCTTGTCTTTGTCGATGCCCACCACCGTCGATATTCGGCCCTCTTCATACATATTTGccattatttatatatatatcaagAGGGAGACACGGTGCAAGGGCAGAGCAGCGGTGGCACTGGACAGCGGCGGTGGATCTATGCTGGATGTGCGCTACCACAGCTGCCCGCCCATGCACGTTGTTGAGCAGATAGAGAGTTTTGGCGTCGTTGTCGGAAACTTTTGGAAATCTTGTTgtgtttttattgattttggtgACTATATTTGGGGTAGGGGTTTTACTATCTATGGTGTTCCTTGAGACATGGGATATCACACCATCATTCATTTCTAATACAatcaatatatattaataatactcATTATAAGGGATAATTTCATATAATTACTTTtaatagaaaaatatatatattattcttaGAGATTTATATGATAGATCATGAACCAGGGTGCAATCACTAGATCGTATTTGTCAACTATGAAATCGTACAATTGGATTACacacctttttttattttgaaattgagaTTTTTAATTACTATATTAGGCATGCTTAATCGATAGGTTGGGATAATAATCGAGTCAAACCATCTATTAATAATCAACACGTTACAATTAACCATTTACTCTGATGTTAATCGGATGGTTTATCAATAGATAACTAATTAGCCTTTCAAGCAAACCCTACATACAGATATTTAGATTCAGAACTCTTATTCAATGATACATGAGTAGTAAATTTGAATTCAAACATGATTATTGAAACACATTTTCACTCGTTCTACAATTTTACACAATACTTTTTCTACAATATTCTAATCAACTTCAactattaggccatccacaataggaatagcccagcaatagcctagccatagcctagccactgccacatcatcagcactaaaaatcctcctgccacatcataaatagcccagccatagcctagccacatcataaatggcccagccacatcaatagtcacatcactaataacaattatataaaatgacataattaacaatcacacaatatacggaatttaatttacgagacatatacgggaaacattaataatactattaaaaatttaaaaagtacaataatttaaaaatattacaataattaaaaaaaagtacaataattaaaaaaagtacaataattcactcctcgtcgccgtcgtcgtctcctccgtcgctgtcgccaccatcgcctccgcctccgtcgccgtcgcctctactcccggcagcttccctccgtgccgcctccaaatcctcttgcatgctcaggagcaatgtttgaagcaaactcttctccacggggtccaccgccgcccgccattcggccatcgtcttgaccatctgagcgtgcgtttgttgacgcgcgaagaatttgagatctgctgtggattggccaaggggggatgccgactggacctcctgtgaacccccgACGACCCGcatcgcctcccgttgagcccgcatgttcccaaccgggcgagtacgacgagcaaacgaacgaggggtcgggaccttctgggccgtctcagggaggtcgtgggaaccaccgctactgccgctgaaatcaccggaatagttcagtcgttgcttcttcggccagccagagtcgacacctactcggaacttctcggagtcgttcagcacaagatagcagttccagtaggtgaagtccttgtacacccccttcagggggaaggctttctccgctatcctcctgcagtcgtcctcagtttgcccactgctcatcatgcggagggcgttggtgtacaagcccgcaaatcgggagaccgcaaccctgattcggtcccacgccttccggcaatcctccccattgCTTGgtctcccctccgggcaaaacctctggtaggctgctgctatcttgccccacaagttgacgatcctctggttgttcgaaacgagaggatcgtcgcaaacactcacccacgccttggacagcgcgacgttctccgcgtccgtccacctcctccgtaccgcgttgtcgtcctcacccggctgcgaggactcgccgacccttttccccttgcctttcttctttggggcgccccgaccccgccctgcaCCCCCCAtttgaacgggagcatccggaaTACCAGAAagatctatccccaagtcatcgaaggagaaagtgtcaaactgggccggaggcgcagcctccgttggcgtcgatgtgtgcgacgaaccagtcgaaaaatcaacactggggcgatagacgtcccccggcgtcccctgtgtcgccggtaccccctcgggcatcatctgcattccgggtgcccaccccggcatctggacactgggtgtccaccccgacatcgccggaaacgcccccggcggactcccccccgctggtatcccaggcatcatctgctgccacgggtacatgttgtagtatgggtgcatctgactcgggtgcatctgactccatccacctcccacggggatcgggggagtttgagatccgctactccctgaagtaggctcgttgttgagattcATTTACCGTTGTtaatcttgtacagaaatttagatagagagagtactcgttaatacaagtggtgcgaatgaaaatgacaggcaagtcgcgtatatatagtgtttcgtaattaaaaaaaaattaaaaattcgcgctaggcggtgcgctaagcgatccggacgctgcaatagcgcctagcggatcgcctagcggatcgcctagcgcaccgtctagcgccgcggaaccgccgagcgctaggcggtttttttccgcgaaatcggctaggcggttgcaatagttcgcctagctcaccgcctagcgccagcgctcggctaggcggtgcgctagacgctattgtggatgctcttacaaaaTCATTTCACTCTAAATAGTCGTTATGagcaaaaagaaaagaaaaattacaaaaacCATATTGATGGGAAATATATAATCATATTTAAAGTTGAATAAAGTCCAAACAATCATGGAGAATATAATTTATGCGTCGaatttagtttatttaaatCTTAGTGATGTATTTATCAAAAGATTACATCAATAAAAAGTATTCTTGCAAGATATAACTAATAATCACATCTTGTATTTAAGTGAACCAAAATCCTTTTGGTGGTGCAATCTTTATCTTCATAATGTGGGCAAGAACCAAGTAGAAGGTCAATgtgataattattttttttcttttgcttttggtttattttgtgggattaattCGAAAACTAGGTCCCAGTATGATGTAAGACTAATGACGTAAAATGGTGCAATTTATGATTTATTCATTAGGCAAACCACATTTTTTCATTGGTGCATAAAAGGACAAAGAGTACAATTTTTACCCCaatactatattattattattattattattaaatctgCCACAAAATTCATATTTCCTTTATTTACGAAAAAtagattcatttttttatatttgttcatatttccatttctatttatgaaaacttttcaccaatttttcatttatatttctcattttttactttttttagatGGACAATCTTTGAATGATTGTTTTTAGCCACTTTTATAATATTGCTATGTTTCTACAAATTTATGCTGACAAGGTTATCCTTGCTCGGAAGAAACAAAGGCTCatcgaaaaataaattaaatattgtgTGATTTGCTTTTGTATTTTGAAATGTATAACTTTGAAATCTAAgtgcatccacagtggggcgccctatagtcCGCCTTATGCTCCGCCACATCAACATTTCATCCTCATActcttccacctgcagtgggatgccctataggccgccctaagcattttatttatttgaatatttaaaacactacaaaaattggaaaaaaacttcatttcattaaaattcaaacattacacTACGAAGATTGGGAGAAAGATTGGGAGTGAACTCCAATCGTTGTCgggtttcatttttttcagtGAGAAAGATTGGGAGTGAAATATTGGTGTGTGAGGAAAGTGAGAGATGTGAGAGAATTATTGGTGTGGGAAATGGAAGAGAAATGAgggtttaaatagataaaaatatcaaaaaaaaagaaaacgcgttgcatcgtccgcgtgacTCGCAGTGGGGCGGAAGATACAGCAGACGATGCGTGTTCcgacgccatcgtccgcggacgatgcatcgggcattgTCCGCATGACTATAGTGGCGAACGATAGCCCGCATGATGCATCGGGCGtactatcgtccgccccactgtggatgctctaacaataTAGTGGAGTaattttagtatattttttcataatatGTACTCACTTTAGGAGATGCATTTTGTTTTTTGAGATGCATCagtctaaatgacacattttttaaatgaaaatatcactatctctattttattctcttttataatactttaatttttttttccatttaactcataaaacaacactacatactATTACGTGCCAAATAAGATTCGCTCTAATTAAAGAAGTAATTATTTGTCACACGAtcctcattaaaataaaaatcatagaTGCACCACTTCATTCTATGGTCTTTACTAGATAATAATTACATGGGTGTAATATTTAAACTACAATTTGTTTTTGGAACCTTTGAAAAAGCTATAATTTCATTGTAACTGAAATtagttgaaaattgaaaaaaagtgagcaaatataagttaattctctctccctctctagtTTTGATTGGGCCACGTAGACACGAGCCAGCCGACTGAGTTGTGGGGCGGTGGGTCTGTGTCAGACAGTCAGTCACCATTGGATATTTTTGAtacacaaaataattaaaactcaTTTAATGATAATCTacatttcttttcttatttgagcaaaaaatatttattgtctTTTCATTCTTATTAAATCTTGAATTTCTTGAATTGAGTTAAGTTTATAACGAATAGATTCTGTCAACGTGGAGCGTTTTTAGTTGGATTTCTAAAAAAGCGGCTTAGAGCATcctgctcttgccagcggcacggttgtagGCCTGGGCCCACTTTTTCTGCATGCTCtgtggcaagagcacaacacccacagctgtgctcttccacaagaacgagcacaattaatttaaaattcaattaaacaaaacatttccataatactaaattcattaaaaaaacctaaataatattacaaatgacaaataaaataaaaacgacataattaaaatcctaaaaattctaaattatataattaaaatactaaaaattaaaaaaaccactactcgttttcgaatttcgcccacatgtgtttgattaggtcttcttgtagctgaatgtgggttcgggtatcgcgcattgtgtgccttgtctcgatcttctggccaaccgtcgtatgctcatctcggcgtgggggagacctcgctgttgagcttccggcttcatccccgtcgtagaagctagccgccctcggcccttcgtcagctataatcatgttgtgtaagataatacacgtgaacatgatgtcggttatattattcacgtaccacagccgagccggggccttcacaatgttgaatcgggcttgaaggaccccgaaggctcttttgaCGTCtatccgcgcggactcttgaggCTGCGCataaagaacccgtctcgggtcgtgcgggttgctgagccTCTTCACGAAAGttgaccaccttgggtagataccatcggcgagatagtaacacATGTGGTATGTAGTTTCGTTGAcagtgaagtcgatcgccggtgctacaccattcatcacatcattgaagaggggtgacgaatagagcacgttcaagtcgttgttggatccgacaacgccgaaatatgcatgccaaatccataggcgttAGTcagcgaccgcctcaaggataagtgttgggccgccgcctttgtgaccgcttaagtgttgccccctccaagcagtcggacaattcttccacctccaatgcatgcagtcaatgctgccaagcattccgggaaagccatggactgattcgtgaagacgaagcaaccgttgacaatca
Protein-coding regions in this window:
- the LOC121790371 gene encoding U-box domain-containing protein 35-like, coding for MANMYEEGRISTVVGIDKDKNSQSAVKWALEKLRLKDNHILLAHVKTQQGFDSNAARREGREPTPAEAQQIFLTYRGFCARKGIHVKEMVLQGHDVATTLAEFASRNSIVNMVVGASSRGALARAFKNPDVPSSLMKIAPDFCNLYSVSKAKAQKLKTASETGTPGSTTSSGSQESSFPAKFRPQESWKSSYSYTSDLEGGRYGSSTFNSRESRQMTPRESANASYESTGLGPSYHSKNNFSGASDGESRHMPRPKRLNSNVPDVLLSMKHHDLQQVRTKDVSPPYSMASLSDHSDMQSFPSDVSYEHLDQHRLAESLSCSQTADVEDELKRLKHDMKRITMTYNAVCQESETASDASNGDHSQETAMAMVEREKLKCQAAVELAQTAQRIAELESVKRISAEKKFRVEAEEKEKAIHALAHTEVQYRKYSMEDIQQATKYFAGSEKIGEGGYGPVFKASLDHTRVAIKVLRPDMSQGEKQFQREVEVLSRMRHPHMVILLGACPEYGCLVYEHMENGSLEDRLNCLNGSAPLSWRDRFRIAVEIATALNFLHRTRPEPLVHRDLKPANILLDRNYVSKISDVGLSRLVPPAVADSITQCCMTAAAGTFCYIDPEYQQTGMLGTKSDVYSFGVVLLQILTAKPAMGLTYVVDSAIEDGKFAEVLDQTVKDWPVEAALAMAKLALRCCELRKRDRPDLDSVILPELHRIRETDSQIKPEDRF